In one Leptotrichia sp. OH3620_COT-345 genomic region, the following are encoded:
- a CDS encoding HD domain-containing protein has translation MNKINDELYGEYYIDDVIYEIIETKAFKRLKNIYQSGGGYLVNELWNVTRQEHSIGTMILSLKFNGSLEEQIKALLHDISHTAFSHVIDYILKNKDENYHEKIQKEFLNDKELLNVFKKYNLNIRKIMSSNYKFLDAELPELSFDRIDYTLRDLFRQKKISLKEIEKLLAHLVIYQNKLCINSLEIGKWFQELYFKEVVEYFQDPLNKYINTMLCNLLISALNEKIIQFKDFNFTDKHILKKIKNSSKRKELEDIINKKKFNEFLLLEEKIKIKYRYIDPYIFINDEIKKISEI, from the coding sequence ATGAATAAAATTAATGATGAATTATATGGAGAATATTATATAGATGATGTTATCTATGAAATAATAGAAACTAAAGCTTTTAAAAGATTAAAAAATATATATCAATCGGGTGGAGGATACTTAGTTAATGAGTTATGGAATGTGACTAGGCAAGAACATTCAATAGGAACAATGATATTATCTTTAAAATTTAATGGAAGTCTTGAAGAACAAATAAAAGCACTTTTACATGATATTTCACATACAGCTTTTTCACATGTTATAGATTATATTTTAAAAAATAAAGATGAAAATTATCATGAGAAAATACAAAAAGAATTCTTAAATGATAAAGAACTACTAAATGTCTTTAAAAAGTATAATTTAAATATTAGAAAAATAATGTCAAGCAATTACAAATTTTTAGATGCTGAATTACCAGAGTTATCATTTGATAGAATAGATTATACTTTAAGAGATCTATTTAGACAAAAAAAAATTTCACTTAAAGAGATTGAAAAATTATTAGCTCATTTAGTAATATATCAAAACAAATTATGTATTAATTCTTTAGAAATTGGAAAATGGTTTCAGGAATTATATTTTAAAGAAGTTGTAGAATATTTTCAAGATCCTTTAAATAAATATATAAATACAATGCTATGTAATTTATTGATTTCTGCTTTAAATGAAAAGATTATTCAATTTAAAGATTTCAATTTTACAGACAAGCATATATTAAAAAAAATTAAAAATTCCTCAAAAAGGAAAGAACTAGAAGATATAATTAACAAGAAAAAATTCAATGAATTTTTATTATTAGAAGAAAAAATAAAAATAAAATATAGATATATAGATCCTTATATTTTTATTAATGATGAAATAAAAAAAATATCTGAAATCTAG